The Periplaneta americana isolate PAMFEO1 chromosome 10, P.americana_PAMFEO1_priV1, whole genome shotgun sequence genome includes a window with the following:
- the LOC138707516 gene encoding tigger transposable element-derived protein 1-like: MPGHSKLVPPDQRKRKTWDSSKMAMAIKCVRNKQMGYLKAAKQFGIPRATLFRLAKSEEPDENVAAATKLGGRTVLPTALEKELVAYCIKMESLFYGLTRTDVRQMAYQLAVRNNVDNPFGKSGIAGKDWLRRFMQRHKDVLAIRKPTGTSHARATGFNREEVHKFFDLLDSLFAQHQFSAERVFNVDETGLSVVQSKIPQIIGLKGKRQIGALTAAERGSLMTVIVCMSAGGSFVPPMIIFPRKNMSQHLMRGAPPGSISACHPSGWVQSNLFKQWFEHFIEKTKPSDDSPVLLIMDGHYSHTRNIDVIELAREHNVHLVSLPPHCTHKMQPLDRTFMSPLKSYYSEEIRTWLRKSDRNLGPFDIVELFGNAYLKSQSGEIAVNGFKVTGIFPPNRNVFSEHDFIAASLGRTEDAQQIAQEVGQLPEATEPIAGPSTATVMVSPYDISPVPPKKKTTRRGRPKGSAQILTSSPYKRSLEDSFTARGNIRKAINSTRGRGRGKKLSTTKKIISKPQFSDSSDSDIVELQDFSDEDTGTLHPQPQNTSAKCVFCGTKFSEDVRGEIWVQCLQCEMWAHEECAGCDREQYVCDYCK; this comes from the exons ATGCCGGGTCATAGCAAGCTCGTCCCACCAGATCAAAGAAAACGAAAGACATGGGATTCATCAAAAATGGCAATGGCTATTAAATGtgtaagaaacaaacaaatgggATACCTTAAGGCTGCTAAACAATTTGGAATACCCAGGGCTACATTATTTCGCCTGGCAAAGTCTGAAGAGCCTGACGAAAACGTTGCTGCCGCAACGAAATTAGGGGGCAGAACTGTTCTACCAACAGCTTTAGAAAAGGAGCTGGTCGCTTACTGCATAAAAATGGAATCACTTTTCTATGGTTTGACTAGAACTGACGTCCGTCAGATGGCCTACCAGCTGGCAGTTAGAAATAATGTTGATAATCCATTTGGAAAATCCGGAATTGCTGGAAAGGACTGGTTACGGAGGTTTATGCAAAGGCATAAGGATGTGTTAGCCATTCGTAAACCTACGGGCACATCACACGCCAGAGCTACCGGATTCAATAGAGAAGAAGTTCATAAGTTCTTCGATCTTCTAGACAGTCTCTTTGCGCAACACCAGTTTTCTGCAGAGAGAGTGTTTAATGTAGATGAGACGGGGCTATCTGTAGTCCAGAGTAAGATTCCACAGATTATAGGCCTGAAGGGAAAAAGACAAATAGGAGCCTTAACTGCGGCAGAAAGAGGCTCTCTTATGACTGTAATTGTCTGTATGAGTGCTGGCGGCAGCTTTGTTCCTCCAATGATAATATTCCCGCGAAAGAATATGAGTCAACATCTAATGAGAGGAGCACCACCTGGATCCATATCTGCATGCCATCCATCCGGCTGGGTTCAGAGTAACTTGTTCAAACAATGGTTTGAACATTTTATCGAGAAAACGAAGCCAAGTGATGATTCACCAGTTCTATTGATTATGGATGGACACTACAGCCACACAAGAAACATTGATGTCATAGAATTAGCCCGAGAACATAATGTGCACTTGGTTAGCCTCCCGCCGCATTGCACACATAAAATGCAACCGCTAGATAGGACATTCATGTCTCCTCTCAAATCATATTATAGTGAGGAAATCCGGACATGGCTGCGCAAAAGTGACAGAAATTTGGGGCCATTTGATATTGTTGAATTATTTGGAAATGCTTATCTGAAATCACAAAGCGGTGAAATAGCCGTAAACGGTTTCAAGGTAACAGGAATTTTCCCACCAAATAGAAACGTATTCAGTGAGCATGACTTCATTGCAGCCTCTCTTGGGAGAACTGAAGATGCGCAACAAATAGCACAGGAAGTGGGACAGTTACCGGAAGCAACTGAACCAATAGCAG GACCGTCAACTGCCACAGTGATGGTGTCTCCCTATGATATTTCGCCAGTGCCGCCAAAGAAGAAGACAACTCGACGTGGGCGCCCTAAAGGATCTGCACAAATCCTCACTTCATCACCCTACAAACGAAGTCTGGAAGATTCATTTACGGCCAGAGGAAATATTCGCAAGGCGATAAACTCTACCAGAGGACGTGGTAGGGGGAAAAAGTTGTCCACAACGAAGAAAATAATCAGCAAACCGCAGTTTTCAGATTCAAGTGATTCTGACATAGTGGAACTCCAAGATTTCAGTGATGAAGACACTGGCACCCTCCATCCTCAACCACAAAATACCAGTGCAAAGTGTGTTTTTTGTGGTACCAAGTTTTCGGAAGACGTAAGAGGGGAAATATGGGTACAATGCCTACAGTGCGAGATGTGGGCACATGAAGAGTGTGCTGGTTGTGATAGGGAGCAATATGTATGCGATTACTGCAAATAA